The Punica granatum isolate Tunisia-2019 chromosome 4, ASM765513v2, whole genome shotgun sequence sequence GATCATAAGTTTTGAAACTCTACACGGCAGATCAAATTCGTCATTAAGAGCCCAGTTGGCTGCAAACCAAATTTCGATAGTTGAATGATCCCTTGATTAAAACCTttggaagaaataaaattgGTATTTCTTATCACGAAGGGTACTATGACTAGAAGAGAAACGGAGGGAGTGGCTCTCCAACATGGGGCCATAATTATTCCTTGACATTGCTTGTCATAAAAGATTGTCAAGGATGATAATTATTACTCGAGTTCGCTCTAATGCTTTTCTTTTATCTCGTGCACCTATATAGACAGAGATGGATATTTTTTGATCAATATCATTTCTTTTTCAGAATTTCCGTCTtctataacaaaataaaaaatcaaaacataAACCGAACCGTATATCTCGACAAAATCGATACTGTAGTGAAATTGTGTTATGAATTGGAACATTTCAATTAACTAAAATCCTTACATGCGTCCTTGAGGGACAAGACCACATGATCCGCAAGAGCATTGATATACAACAACCGGATTTCTCGAGAGTAAATGATGATATCGGCTCGCCAACAAATCTTCTAGCTAGGAACAGTTTAGAAGATTTTTCCCTTACCTATATCAATTGAGAGATTGTCGATTGATCTTAAAATTTGGATTGTTTATCATAAAATTCCATGGGAACAAACCCCATAAATGCTCCGGGCCCCAATAATTCCAATTGTCACCATTTTTCCTCTTTGTGGCGAGTTAGCAATTTATTACTTCCAAACAATTGTTCCTATTCTTCTCCCCTACTGAGACATCGGAAAGACTATAAATCTTTTGGCTCATGGCGTTTGAGTCCTCCGACAGATCCCATCAAGTGTTTAATTACTTTATTCGATCTAATTTAGAGAAGAATAGTCTATAGGGCGCGTAAAAAGAAATCGATAtttatttacccaaaaataaaaataaaaaataaatcgaTATTCTAAAACTATGAGTTAATTCTCGCATCACCATGTCATTATTAGATTCGCCCTACCCTTATATAAAGGTTGCAATTTCAATTAGAAGCTCCCATTTCGATTAATTAGCATCAATATAAGAAGCTTTCGTATCAATGCACAACTTCTTATGTGCAACATGAAAGCATATTATTAAgggaataataataataatatctctgCATTATTAGCAAGTGTAGATATACATGGCAACTTATGATGTAAATCCAAATCGTGATCAACCACGATTTCAGTACCTCTAATATTGAACTCTATATATGAGAATATACTCAGCCCTATTGGGCACCTTGCACAGTACTCTCACACATATTCATAAATCCCTTCAAAATATTGAGATGTATAAAAAATGCCTAGCGCATTGAAGCTCTTCCTGCATCCCTTTATATTTGTCTTTCGCATTCttttaaaggaaaatgacCTATTATCAGATGAGGGTATAGAGTAGTGGTACACACTCTTGCCTATTCGATATTCAGTGAACTATTCAggtccctttattagttattaggatttttatcTCGTTATACTATATCCATGAGCCTCCCTAATAACTGTAAAAGGAAAGGGACCTATCGTCCCCTTGTCGTGTTGAAAGACGTTTTGAACAAGTCCATCTCCTGTCATTTGGGACGCGAGCCAACAATTTATTGATAATGGATCTTGACCTAGACGGATGCAACTCTAACCTAGGCATCGGAATAGGGTGACTTAGACTGATGCAAATTTGAAATGAGATGAGAATGTTATGGCAAATTTATCTCAGATGACAACTCTTGTTGTAACTGGTCctgaaaaatcacaacttATATCGAGTGAACTCCAAATTTCCTGGACTAATAGAGAAAAACGGTGCACCGTGACTAGCCTGACCATAATTAGCTCGTAAAAAGAGTCATTGACCGGTGATCCATAGAATGCCATTATTGCTACCATTGAAGCTAGGCGCAGAATCAATGGACAATTGAGAGTGAACAGGGAACATGGTAGCTCAACAACTTATTAGTAGCCCAATGAAGATATCGAACAGTAGTATCTTGTTCACATGATATTTAtgcaatattttataaaatttaatatgaaaCAAAAGTCAAATTGACAAAGTATTTGTCTTCCATCACACTACACCAAGTCTTACTATAAGAGCTCACTTTAATTTTCTCACATGGGATATTGTCAAATTCACTCAAACAACACTGAAACAGTAACCAAACACGCCACCACATGAATTCCAGCGAATACCACACAGAACTTGAGCTGAAGATTAATTTAAAACTGTTCTTCGTTGTTCTTCTCtgattcttaattaattacaaagACAATTATAACTTAGAAAACAAAACATGATTCAATAGTACATAACAGGTTGTTGTTGTACTTGTGTCCTCACATGAACATCACAGCAAAGCACATGAGCAAAGACAGGTAGTTTAACAACGGAGCAGTTCATTCATGGAATATcgcaaccaaaaaaaaaaaaaaggctttcATATGATGAGGGTGATAATGATGGTGATGGGTGATCACTTATCTACTGATCCATGGGGATGGTACTTGATGAGACGGTATGCGGTTGTGGTTGCTGAGGTTCTTCTCGGTCTCGGCGGTACATAGACGATGGACTCATTAACTGCGCAGGTACTCTTGCAGGAAGCATAGAGGCCGATAAACCCGAATCGATCGCTGATGCTTCTCGTGACCTTAGCACCAATCCACAGGCTCCCAGCCGGGTCCTCCTCTTGATCATGGCGGTGGCGGTGTGCATCATCCTTCGAGCATTCCATCAGGGCGGCAACAAAAGGGTCCCACTCTGGGCAGCTCTTCTTCCTGAGTGAACCTTCTCCCGGGTCGCCATGCTTCTTCGGAGTTACGGAAGGAGGCAGGGGGAGGAGGCTGCTGAGCTTCAGAGACGAGGTAGAGTCATTCTTCTTGCAGGACGTTTGCCTCTTCGGGATCCCGGGAAGCTTTTCCCATGAGAATGGGACCCCGGAAGAGAACCTTAGCGGGGTTGAGGGGCCGAGAGGGGACCCGGATGAGGAGTCGTCGGGGAAGTACCGGgatgaagaggaggaggagttcGACGACGACGAGGAAGAGAATGAAGGGCTCTTCCTGTGATTGAATTCGAAAGCTTTCGGGAAGACTCTGTTCTTGGCTCTGTTCCTTGGATTTGTAGAGGCATTGAAGTCCATTGTCGAGCTAATCTGGAGCAAGAAGGGTACTGAAGTTTGGTTATGGCACAatgttattgttgttgttgttgttttttttttttggggccttttgattgtctttttttttcccagtgGATTCTTTCTTGGAATAGTGTATATATAGGAGAAATCATTCACGACTTGGGATTTgttatcttttaaaatataatttgtactaagaaattttaaaaaaggaggAATTTTTTAACCCAAAAATGAGTGACCCCATGCAATTGATGACAAAGAGTTGGGGAGAGACAAGGACTGAGGATGGGAGAGGAAATTAATGATGGAGGTGGGAGGAGTGTCAAACCACATTTTTGTATTATCTATGGTTAAACTACAATTCGAATCATAGATAACATAACATATCCTCGTGTCCCGGAGAGTACATAATAAAAAGGTAATTTGCGCAATGAACAGACTAAGAACCTTAAAACGGATGGAAGGTCATTTAACAATTGACTAAGGATAGCCGGAATTAGAAGGGATGTAAATGAAAAATCGAATTCGCTATTGATATGGAAATCCGCAATCTAGTTGAACAACACTAATAGACAAATTGAAAATGGACATTGCCTATTTCTATTTGAGGAGCGAGGTGAATCCACGCTTGGAAAAGGTTGTACCAACGTTTGTGGGGTAATGACTTCGGCATGCAAAGACCACATTAAGGTGAAACCAATCTTAATGTGGCACTTGGCTTGGGACCAACAAAAACACCGacaataacaatatatatatatatatatatatatatatataaggctCTGACTCTTCTGATTGATAATTGACTGCTTCATTTTATCTATAGGTTAGAGATTGTCGAATAAAATCTCAATAGTAAAACTCTTTCGCGtgatttttctattttgtgtCCACGAGTTTCACATTGCAAAGCGCTTCAAGTATCATTCCTCCTTAAGATTGCGGATGTCGAAGAATGGAAGATAACAAACTTTTACGTGAAATCCCTTTTACTAGAGACGTCAAGAGCGGTTGAAACAAATATGTCTATGTAATATACTTTTAACTTCATAATATTCAATAGTTGATATTAACTTAGGGATCTACATggctttcttcttttcttctttgggTTACAAACAAGGTATTTAGATGTCCTTTGTTACCCCTTATTTTATGGGTTGTCCCACGACATGCGAAGAAATATAAAGAGAAAAACTACATTGAAAATTGCCTCGATAAAGAGTCGGTTTAATATAAACTTAAgttaaaagataattttagGGGAGAACACTCTTTTACTCGAAATGTGTCACTAactcattatatataatttattttttaatattttcataagtTTTTCtgcattattttatttcttcataTAAGTCGTTCTAagttttttcacaatttttttttcaaaaattcccTCTTTTTTCAGTTTAAAAAAATCCCTGCTCTACTTGATATATGTGTCGCTAACCCATTAGTCAGTTTAGTTTTCTTGATATTTTCAAAAGCTTCTCTACATTGTTTCACTTCTTTAGATAAGTCCTTCTAACTTTTTCACAAATGTTTCTTCCCAAAAGTTCCccataatttggtcaaaaggCCAAAAGAATCTATACATAACATAATACCTTGCTTGACAAGTATTGTACTTTTATGGAAGCATGATCTGTATTAACTTAGATGCTctataattcaattttttcgaGTTGATAACTATTTTTTAAGATTATCTCCAATTAATTCGGCATCATTTAATTCTCAAGTACCAAATAGAGTTCacatatttgattttatttgaattataaGGAGGAACATTGGTGAATGTCCCCATAGAAATAATTAGATATAAgcatatttgataaatataaaatagtttttattctaataaaatttGTATGGATTCGATAATAATTTTGTCATGAAATTAACCCGTGGCAATGCGTGGACGTTTTCCTTTTCTAGTATATACAACAACAGGATAAAATTTCATCATTGGATTCATCTCTAATATCTCCAAAAGCTTCTtctgaaaaaaagaagaagataattgCAGCTCATTCGTGGGGTATCCATTTGATCATTAGccaaattctaaaaataaatgtactcGGTTAATTTCTTGATGTGATTCGAATTTAATATGGTTCCTGCTGGCATAATATTACATGACAAAGCAAAATCattattacatttttcttCCACGGTCGATTTTCCAATTAATTATAGAATTCAATGCAAAATTGGCCGGCAACTCCATGATAAGTAGTTAGCATTTGCAATTAAATTCATAAGCCATTGGATCGAAACTATTACTTATTTCATGCATCATTATTAATTCCTTTCCATTATAATATGTACCAActtcaataatttatttcctggaaaaatataaatggtttaaattgaatatatatatagaaatagtGATAATTAATTTCCTGCGGGCGTGCAACTAGCTAGTATGAAATTAATAACCCAAAAGCGATACTTCGATTGGTGTTTGGTGTAAAATGGCGACCCCCATGAGATCTTTCAATTTCAATAATGTACAGAAGATAGAAATATTTCTCTACCAAATTTAAGACCAAggttgaatttgaaaagataaTTGCCGAAGTTTAATTATAACTATTTCTTACATCTGCCCAAGTACGCATCGTGTCAATTTAGATTTCACCCTCAAATTTGTcgctttatttttcataaaatataatacaaCCAGAGCTTTAAGAAGGGTAATTCGCAACTGCAGAGGACATCAAGTTCTACCGTTATCCGGTTGCATAGATAGACTGATAATCAATCTTTTGCCAAGAGCCAACAAGGGGAATTGCAGGTTGACTAGAGAGAGGGGGAAGTCCAACTGATAAGAATTGAATCGGAAACTTTTTTATGCTAGAGGAGACCGCGTGACGCTACCATTATACCTCATTTTTCTAATCACCCAGCAATTTCGATGATCTTGTGAAAACGATACATGGTATAGGACATTCCCATAACTGGATTGAGAAATTAGGCCGGCCTGATTACTTTTAGCCCAATGTGCATTATCTGCCAAGGCCCAAAATCAGCCCTGCAAAATGACATGGATCAGTTGACTAAGCCCAGCACCCAATAGTTGGAAGCAAATTGGGGGTGTTGTCttgtcaaaatttttttgttgaacAACTAGCCAAGAAGATGTCTTCACAGCATATACGAAAATCCCACTATTACTTCGATCTTCTCGGTCTCGAGTGTTGGTCTAGTATAATAACAAGGCGATCGTTGATATCCGAGCCTGACATTGGATCCTATATTAACTCTATTACAATGTCATCCATCGTTCCTAATAGTTATGATAACTCGACGATCTAAATTCTCACGAtttcatgtttatttttttggccatATAAAGCTTGTCTTGTGAGTTATAGTACCTCGACCATCATTTCTTGTCCTTCTCAGCCCCACTGATGTGAAGTACCCAAATGATAGCCAGTTCCTCGTACTCGAGTCCGGTGTAATTTCATATTGTGTCCGGATTCCGAAAATTTCATTCGACTGAGCCTTATTAATGCGTGTCTAATCAAATCATCAATGCCACAAAGACATATACAGCTGGTCTTCACTAGGCAATGGGTAAGAATTACGTACATTGTACAAAGTCCCATATATGGCAATTCGAATACTTTGGAGTTTACATCCTGAGAACATCCATAAGTGGCAAACCTTTCACATGCCAAGCAAAGGCACATGTACAATCCCTCCGTCCCacttcacacacacacacacacacacacaccacCTTTCATCATTAAACAATACAAATCGGGAGCAGGAGCTTGGTTCGGCGCGAAGACACGCAACACACCCCTCGGCCTAGAGTTTTTGGCTCGATGGCTCCCTCACGAAGCACGACCCATTGAAGCACTGATTGAGAGACAACAACTTATCGAATCTCTCTTAAGTTGCCATTTCCGACTTATACTTTCGTCGTGCTTATGTGAGATGTGCGGTTCGTAGAGAAAGGATACGGACTTGGTCTGATCGGGCTTCTTGGCACTGTGCCATTCAGCAGACCATCAGCTCCGGTGGCCCCTACATGGAGGTCATTTCGGTTCCATCACATTCCCTCATTCATAGTGGGCGGTGTGGGTTTGATATTATGCCCAATATAATGACTAACTCAAATctggagaaagaaaaattaattgagtCTTTCTAATTTCGTAAAAATTCTTGCATCGTATTGGATATGAATCGATCCACTTATAAGTTATGAAATCTTACGTGATGTAAGAGCAGGTTTAGAGGGCACATGTGATGGATAGGAGGAGGAGGCATGGGAGTGTGATTGCCCTCTTACCATCTCTTTTTATTACAGGGGAGGCATGTGGCTTAATAgtatgaaatataaatcttaattGCTAATAAAGAGGTAAATAGTCACATTATGAGAATCGAACTTATGATCACTTGGTTGATTGCGATTTCGGGAGATTaagtattaaaagttatttttccTCCCAATAAATATACTTTTCGAGTCTTGAATTTGTGTTCTCCTAATAGGGTTGATGTTGTTTAATGCTCACCTAATACTTTGTTGGTGCGGTCTTGAACTTGACAAAACTGCAAAATTCTTAATATATGATATcggattttcattttatttaataaaattatcataGTTCACCCACTTACCTTTATAATGTTACTATTTCTTTGTCTTCCTTTGAATTTGGCCTCCTTAAACTAAGCACCTAGATCCACGCTGCGCACTAGTACTGAATTTAGAATGTTATACTCTGCACCTCATGCTAGTCTTTGCCAATCGAGAATTAAAAAGTTTGTTTATCTGGATGTAATGGAATAACTCTAAAATTTCACGGGAGCAAGGCCATTGGAGTCTTCAAAAATAAAGATTAGTTACCCATTAACCTTTCCGGATACATGCGCACTAGAAGTTTAAGAATACAAACAAGAGGAAATTTGTCAAAATAACAACACATATCAGGATGACGCAAAAGGTATTATCAGATATAAAACATGTcgaaataaaatgaaacttTTACTCTATTCCTTACCCACTTCACGCATACATGATTGCTTTCCCGCCTCGGAGCAAACTTGATCATTAATTTAACAGTCCAAATAATTGCAGTATTATCTTTCAcatattaatatttcaaatcaTTTTTAAAGACACAATTGAGAATGGCTGAACTGCTCACCTATTGTCTGAGTTGATTTACATTAGAATATGTAGTCGTATATAATGTTCTATTTAAGGAAACTATACGTACATTGCTAAAATACATGGTCTATACAAGGCAAAGTATAATGACGGATCATTGAAAATCTAATTACagttttgttttaattttttctgtGAGACGTGAAAATTGCTAAGTTGCCGTTTGGTTTTCGAATCAGATTATGATCCAacttaatttgattttgtgtaatgattataaatgttaataaatatatgaatgagttagaatatatatgtatgtatatatagatgtgaaagtggatggagaatttattattactagTATAAgtgataaattattattaaataaataaaataaaataattataatattgaattttagaaaaaatagaattgattttgatagaataaaaatttttattaaaaaatcagACACCCCCTAATAAAGTTTCCAAGAGCTTTTCCTTCACTCAGTGGGAAATATGGTCCAATGGGATTCAGCCAAGTACTCGACCCCTGTCGCACACTGACAGCTCTGACAACCACGCGCCGCTCCCCTGCGGAGCTTCAAAAGACAAAATGGGAAGACAAGGAGGGGCTCTAAATTCGGGGGGAATCTAGTGGGCATCAGTCATAACGTTGCTACGTCACGCGACTCGCATCGGGTGGTCAACACGCGTCGGCCCACTTTTCCCCGGATCCCTGCCCGCTGAACCGGCTAATGGACGGACCCGGTAATTAATACTCCTAGGAATATCTAACAAGGTAGCCGGCCCCATCTAACATAAAAGTCAAGATCCATGTGAAATGATCATGCTCTTACTGGCTATATCTgccaaatatatacatataaatccTAGGTGACTGAAAAGTTACTAAATTATGCATGTACTGAGATTATTATACACGTACTGAGATTGTTATAATCTGCGTAGAATTAATTTTCTGATTGTGGCTAATCCCTATCAACTTATTATGTCTTGGTATGCTACGGAAGTACCCGACGTAAAGAACACTAGGGTAAGAATAATAGGTGAAGTTATTTTTTGCATATTTGAGTCATTTAGAGTAAAAATTCTTATGATTTGGACTCTCCCCCACTATATATCATCAATATTTTGCCCTCCTTCATATTCTAATGTTTCGTATGGTATCAGAGTGCATATTCAATATCATGTATTCGTTAATCTCATCTAATTAATTTCGCCTTGGGGACCTTAAAAGCTAGTCCGGTCCTTGTATGAAGAAGAGCGATAAAGAATTAATAACAAAATCACCACGTacgaaataattttttttccccccgtGAACGGTATCTAACACGagtttaatatttcaaattatacAATTGGGATCGTCTAAAAGTCTCTCGAGAAGACCCATCGTGATATCAAACTTTGACACatataaaattgaagaattaTCCTGTCGTCTCTTATCTTTATGCATACCATCCCATCAACTTTTAGTAATTTGCAACTCTAATGGTCCATTTGGGaaaattatttgtatgtttgcTGCTCAACTCCTAGTAAATTTGAAGAATAATCCGGTCGTCTCTTATCTTTGCAACTCTATGGTCCATTTGGCTCGCAAGAAATGGAGgtatttttctttccaatGGAAAAACTGTCTCTTGTGGACTTGATTGATATGATATTGCCGAGCTCTCAATCTGGATGAAAGCATGTCATGATGACTTCTCCTATTTAGCGTTGGATCTTTCTCGCTCCTCTGATGGTATTCGAAAGTGGACAAATCCAAGAAAGGTTAGGCATCCAATATCCTGGTCTGCTCCTCCTCGTTGGCTAAAGTGGAATGGAGACGGGTCTTCCTTGGGAAAGCTTGGACCTTCAGGTATTGGAGGTGTCCTTCGTTTGCTGCTCCAACTGGCATTATGGAGTTGAATCTCGCGGAGCTGCTTGTTGTTAGGAAGGCCCTTCATCTATCATCTTCCAACTCATCGTTGTACAGCTCTTGCTTGATAATCGAGTCAGACTCAATGAACGTCATTAGATGGATTCAAAAGCAATCTGGCTCCCCATAGAAGTACAAAGAGATTTTCACTGATATTCATCTCTCGGCTCTTCACTTCACCACCATTAGGTACCAGCGCACCTATAGAGAAGGAAATTCTTTTGCTGACTCGCTTGCTAAGTCGAAAATCAATAGAACCCAAGATTTTATGGCTTGGTTGTGATTTCTTGGATATTCTGTTCCTTTTGGTTTCGTgctttttcccttctttctttGTATTCCTTGTGTACTCTCGTACACTTCGATGGACTGAGCTTTGATTTGTAATAATACTTCATCgagttatcaaaaaaaaaaaaaatcaactcttAGTAATTTGGTTCCCCGGAAAATTAACCGGAACCATTGGTCGGAGAGACgcaaaaagagaaaggaagCGGTTGACATTTGcatattgtttatttatttttcagtacCATACGTCTATTTTACTTTATTAGATTAATGGTTAGTGGGGATGACGAATGGAGTCCCATGTAAATGGATTTCTATTATATCTTCCATATATTTTATGTGCGTCATGGTCAATTACGAATTGTACGTG is a genomic window containing:
- the LOC116202597 gene encoding uncharacterized protein LOC116202597 → MDFNASTNPRNRAKNRVFPKAFEFNHRKSPSFSSSSSSNSSSSSSRYFPDDSSSGSPLGPSTPLRFSSGVPFSWEKLPGIPKRQTSCKKNDSTSSLKLSSLLPLPPSVTPKKHGDPGEGSLRKKSCPEWDPFVAALMECSKDDAHRHRHDQEEDPAGSLWIGAKVTRSISDRFGFIGLYASCKSTCAVNESIVYVPPRPRRTSATTTAYRLIKYHPHGSVDK